A DNA window from Hordeum vulgare subsp. vulgare chromosome 1H, MorexV3_pseudomolecules_assembly, whole genome shotgun sequence contains the following coding sequences:
- the LOC123440420 gene encoding protein FLX-like 3, which translates to MAGRHRISRQYYEEPRGFRDGSPPRLARERSISPRRFEGELSSHRGEIRRIRDDNQHLVDEIVGLRQAMSHLKDDLHSSSQAIPKLRAEKELESRELTQRNLKLEAELRSLEPHRQEALQLRSEAGTLQSLRQELTAKVQGLTNEVEHQNSEKQCIPAMVAERDGLRQELIRTRAALDYEKTAKAELMALVQAVEKDLVTMAQESEKLRAEIEKRRPPSFSGHGAYGPPITTPGMGLQGIYDSGYSYRENRYGAGPWDPPGYPHP; encoded by the exons ATGGCAGGGAGGCACCGCATAAGCCGCCAGTACTATGAGGAACCACGAGGATTTCGTGATGGTTCTCCTCCTCGACTTGCACGAGAAAGATCTATCTCACCACGTCGCTTCGAGGGAGAGCTGTCTAGCCACCGTGGTGAGATACGGAGAATCCGTGATGACAACCAACATCTGGTGGATGAAATTGTTGGACTCAGGCAAGCAATGTCTCATTTGAAAGATGATCTCCATTCCTCGAGTCAGGCTATACCTAAGCTCCGCGCAGAGAAAGAACTTGAATCGAGGGAGCTGACTCAGAGGAATCTGAAGCTGGAAGCTGAGCTACGCTCTTTAGAACCCCATAGGCAAGAGGCCTTGCAGCTACGATCTGAAGCAGGCACGCTGCAGTCTTTGAGGCAAGAGTTGACTGCAAAGGTGCAGGGTCTAACAAATGAGGTTGAGCATCAGAACTCTGAAAAGCAGTGCATACCTGCCATGGTAGCTGAACGTGATGGTCTGCGGCAGGAACTAATTCGTACTAG GGCGGCTCTTGATTATGAAAAGACTGCAAAGGCAGAGCTGATGGCACTGGTGCAGGCAGTGGAAAAGGATCTTGTAACTATGGCTCAGGAGTCTGAGAAGCTTAGGGCTGAGATTGAGAAGAGAAGGCCACCTA GTTTCAGCGGCCATGGAGCTTACGGACCACCTATCACAACTCCTGGGATGGGCTTGCAAGGCATCTACGACAGCGGCTATTCTTACAGAGAGAACCGCTACGGTGCTGGACCATGGGATCCCCCTGGCTATCCGCACCCATGA